The stretch of DNA CGCGAGAATGATAATGCTGGGACTTAAATTCATGGGTGATGTGCCCTTCAGGGATGTTTATGTGCATGGGCTCATAAGGGACGCTAAGGGTCGCAAGATGAGCAAGACAACGGGCAACGTTATTGATCCTATTGACGTGATCGAAAAATACGGCGCCGACGCGCTTCGTTTTTCCCTTGCGGCGCTTGCAGCTCAGGGAAGGGACATAAAACTTACTTTCCCTGTTATTGAGGGATACAGGAACTTCATGAACAAGATATGGAATGCGACCAGATTTGTGTTTATGAACCTAGAACCGGAAATTATTTACGACTCCGATATTGACACCGATTCCTTAAGCGTCCCCGACCGGTGGATTCTTACCAGATTGAATATTACGCTGGGAGAAGTTGAGGAATTCATCGAGAACTACGAGTTCGACAAGGCTTCGCAAGCGCTTTATCACTTCATCTGGGATGATTACTGCGACTGGTATCTCGAGATATCCAAGTTTTCGCTTTACGGAGAGGATAGCGAATCAAAAAAGACTACTCTTAACGTACTTGTGCGCGTCCTGCTCCGTTCTCTGCGGGCGCTTCATCCCTTTGCGCCTTATATTACGGAAGAGATCTTCGGAATATTCAGGGAAAGGGGAATAAGTCTTCATGAAGAGGAGGGGCTTGACTCAAGGAGTATTCTCGACGCGCGATATCCGACACCGAGAGAAAACGAGATGTTCAAAGAAGAATCCGACCAGATTGAACTTATAAAAAGCATTGTAACCGGAATAAGAAACCTGCGGGCCATTGTGGGAGTTCATCCGTCGGACAAAGTGTCTATCCACCTTAATTCTGAGAGCGGTGAGACAGAAAATGTCTTAAGGGAGAATCTTGAGGTTATCCTCGGCATGGCTTCTCTTAGCGATTGCGTTGTCTGCGGTGGGGATTTCCAGGGCAAAGCAATCTCAGAAGTTGTTTCCGGAGTAGAAATAGTTATGCCGGTTGAGAATCTGCTTGATCTTGAGAAGGAGATTTCCAGGTTGAGCAAGGACCTGGAAAAAGTTTCACAGGAACTTAAAAAGACCGAGGGTAAACTTGCAAACAGCGATTTTATCAAACGTGCTCCCGAGGATGTTGTGGAAAAGGAAAGGGGGAAGCTGGATGAGTTTCAAAGCCACAAAAAGAAGCTTGAGGAAATTCTCGGGAAACTTTCGGCAGTATAACTCAAACTGCCATTTAAATGCGGTACTAAAGGTCTAAAAAAGATCCATCTGTTGATGCGATATTTTTTCGTCCGTTATTTCCACCGGATAGTTGCCGTCAAAACACGCAAAACAGTAGTTTGCTCTTCCGTTAGAGGTTTTATCGCCGTTGGTAACGGCTTTTGTTATTCCTTCCTTGCTTAGGTATCCCAGAGAATCGGAGGTTATGTAATCCTTTATTTTCTCCACTTCGAGCGAATGCGCTATGAGTTCTTCTTTGAGAGGAGTATCTATGCCATAATAGCATGAAAATTTCATTGGAGGAGAACTTATCCTCATGTGAACTTCCTTGGCACCGGCATCGCGTATCATCTTGACAATTTTTCTGCTGGTTGTGCCTCTCACTATGGAATCATCGACTACCACTACTTTTTTACCGTCTATAACTTCCTTTATCACGCTGAGCTTAAGTTTCACTCCGAAGTTTCTTATTGACTGCTGAGGTTCTATAAAGGTTCTTCCTATATAGTGGCTTCTCAGAAACCCCGTTTCAAAGGGAATTCCAAGTTGCTCGGCATATCCCATGGCCGCCGGCGTCCCCGAATCGGGTACGGCTACAACTATGTCTGCGTCGGCCGGAGACTCGATTGCGAGTTGCTTGCCCATGTTCTTTCTCATCTGATAAATGTTTCTTCCTTGGAGGAATGAATCGGGTCTAGAAAAATATATGTTCTCAAATACGCAGTATTTGTGTTGTTTTTTAGGAAGCGGCTTGAATGACCTGATTCCGTTCTCATTTATAAATACTATTTCCCCGGGTTCTATTTCCCTTATATAATTGGCTCCTATGAGTTCAAAGGCACATGTTTCGGAAGCCACAACGTAAGAATTATCAATCTTTCCGAGAACAAGAGGCCTGAATCCATGGGGGTCACGTGCAGCTACCAGGCCTTTAGGCGTTAGAAACACAAGAGAATATGCTCCCTTGCACTCAGTAAGGGCTTCTATGGTTCTTTTGAGAAAAGTCTTTTCCTTCGATCTTGCTATGAGGTGTACGATTACCTCAGTGTCCGTTGTTGACTGGAATATTGAACCTTCTTTTTCAAGCTTGTGTCTTAGCGCTTTTGCGTTTGTAAGGTTGCCGTTGTGCCCGACCGCGAGTTCCCCCTTCTCGTAGTTCATTATCAGGGGCTGGGTATTTTTGTTGTTGCTTGAGCCAGTTGTGGAGTATCTTACGTGGCCGATTGCGGTAGTACCTTGAAGGCTTGATATGGATTCTCCGTCGAAAACTTCGGTTACAAGCCCCATTTTCCGGTGAGAATAAAGCTTTTCACCGTCGGTTGACACTATGCCGGCACTTTCCTGCCCTCTGTGTTGTAGAGAGTAGAGGCCGAGATAGGTAAAGTTGGCAGCCTCGGGATGATCATATATTCCAAAGACTCCACACTCTTCGCGTAGCTTCGCCATTTTTACCCCTCTGTGGCTGAAAGGCTTCTCTCAAAGCCCATAGACCATGCGTCATGAACTGCTGAGATTTTCATGTCAATTGAATCTTCGACACAGAACCTGTTGTCATCAGTAACAACTCCGGCACGCAGCGCGGGGACATCGTAATCGCTTGCCATCTCTTTTACTTTTTCCCAACTATCCTCGTTAATGCTTGCTATTACCCTGGATTGTGTTTCGGAGAAAAGAAACAGATCGCTTCTAAGAGAGTTCTCATTTATGTCGGGCGCTTTTACCAGGACCCCCCTTGTGCCGTCTGGACTAAAACAACATTCCGCGAGCGTCACCGCAAAGCCGCCCTCAGATATATCGTGCGCCGACCTAATTATACTTTGAGAAGCACACGCAATCAACATCTCGGCAAGCCTTTTTTCCTTATCAAGATCAATTGAAGGCGGCTCCCCATCAACCAAGCCATGTTCATTCTTAAGATACTCGCTTCCTCCTATATCTTCTTCCATAGCTCCCCCAAGCAGTATCACCAAGTCTCCGGGATCCTGAAACCAGGGAGTGACGATTTTGGCCGTATCCTTTATGAGGCCTACCATCGCCACAGTCGGGGTAGGGAATATGGCGACACCTTCAGTCTCGTTATAGAGACTGACGTTGCCGCTTACCACAGGCGTGTTAAACGCCTTTGCGGCTTCCGACATGCCTTCAACACTTTCTGAAAACTGCCACATTAT from Candidatus Dadabacteria bacterium encodes:
- a CDS encoding amidophosphoribosyltransferase, whose product is MAKLREECGVFGIYDHPEAANFTYLGLYSLQHRGQESAGIVSTDGEKLYSHRKMGLVTEVFDGESISSLQGTTAIGHVRYSTTGSSNNKNTQPLIMNYEKGELAVGHNGNLTNAKALRHKLEKEGSIFQSTTDTEVIVHLIARSKEKTFLKRTIEALTECKGAYSLVFLTPKGLVAARDPHGFRPLVLGKIDNSYVVASETCAFELIGANYIREIEPGEIVFINENGIRSFKPLPKKQHKYCVFENIYFSRPDSFLQGRNIYQMRKNMGKQLAIESPADADIVVAVPDSGTPAAMGYAEQLGIPFETGFLRSHYIGRTFIEPQQSIRNFGVKLKLSVIKEVIDGKKVVVVDDSIVRGTTSRKIVKMIRDAGAKEVHMRISSPPMKFSCYYGIDTPLKEELIAHSLEVEKIKDYITSDSLGYLSKEGITKAVTNGDKTSNGRANYCFACFDGNYPVEITDEKISHQQMDLF